In Mercenaria mercenaria strain notata chromosome 13, MADL_Memer_1, whole genome shotgun sequence, the DNA window tttttattactggccatagggaaaaaccgagaccacttttctgtggtacaacatggatggtacctccaatttttaggtgtattttgacatatctgtaccttttaaaaaaattttttctttttggttaaatttcttccctttgttgttcctgtcctttggacttagatattttttctgaggaccttcttgtcctcaagtgcaatgataacaggtgagcgatatagggccatcatggaccTCTTGTTTCATGTAAGTTAGGTGATGAGTATCGATGCAGAGGTTGTGAGTTGAGTCCAAGAGTTTCAACAAATTTTACCTACATTTGTCAGTTATGTAGTAGAATACTTTTGGAAAACAGGTTTCTTACTTGTATATAgtttaaaatagaaacaataaaagGCCTGCAAATCTTCTAGTTTACCAGTCGAGTGTTATTTATTAATGCTGCAGaaactttaaaggcagtaaattgtttgtttttgacaGTATGGAAGCCAATGAACTGTTTATtttttccatacctcatgtttttatttctatgtaaatgagatgttGAACCAacatttgtagtcctgtttggcgccatataatctgtaatgtgttggtgcgccgtaaaacccaaataaataaataaataaattggctCAACTGAGCAGAAAGTGCTCAAGGTGACCTATTTGCCTCCATCTGTCatcaataatttgactgttaacactgtaaaggtcacaattttagcccagtcttaatgaatcttggtcagaatattacccttaataaaattttgaacatgttcattactgggtcatctggggtcatagACTAGGTCAATTTATAGGAataccttgttaacactataggggccacatttttttaCCTCACCTTTATaagactttgtcagaatatttatctctttGAAATCTGGGACAAGTTCCAAATTGTTTTACATAGGTTCAAAAATAAGGACACttgttcaaatcataaaaaatcatgttaacactcttaaggccatattttctgTTTCTTCTTAAACATTTCTCAGAATGCTTGCCTCTATGAAGTCcagttaaagtttaaaactgggttaccaGAGAACAAAAACTAGTACACTACATTGTAACTTAAATCGAAGAAAATGGTTGTTAAAATTCTAGAGACCttattttctgtttgattttcttgaaacattgttagaatgtttgtctcaaaATAATCTACGTCAAGTTCAAACTGGATTTCCTgcagtcaaaagctaggtcattagatcaaatcatataaaaacattgttaacactctagaggccacattttctatttgatctttgTAAACCTccatcagaatgtttgtctcttcAAATATAAGTCCGGTtcaaactgggttacctgaggtcttaaactaggtcattaaGCCTAATCAtagaaaccttgttaacactccaaaGGCCTCATTTTCTGCTTGATTCATAagtttttgtcagaatgtttgtttctatgaaatctaggtcaatttggAAACTAGATTATCTTGgtcagaaattaggtcactaggtcaaatcatagaaagacattgttaacactcaaaaTCCCATATTTTCTATCTGTTCTTCATgagactttgtcagaatgtttgtctgtttaaagtCTGTGTTAAATTTTAACGGGGTCACTTGAGGAAAATctatcattaggtcaaatcatagaaaaactttgtaacATTTTAGGGGCTATTTTTTCGACTTGATGATCATAATTCTGTTAGAATGTTTTTCTGTttgaaatctagttcaagttgAAAAGTGGGATACCTGacgtcaaaaactatgtcactaggtcagttcATTTGAAAAAATTGGTTAATCTgcctgattttcataaaacttggtcagaatatttgactCTTTTAAATCCAGTCCAATTTTGGTACTACATGTAGATAAAGtggggtaagaactaggtcaaGTGAACGATACAGAGcgttcagggccctcttgttttgtattttaagaGCGTGGAATGCAGTGAACTGTTTattcataaatgtattttgacAGTGGTActggtaaattttatttatatatttccaatAGTATGGAAGGTGGTGAACTGTTAGTTAACTATTCATGCGTGTATTTTGACAGTATAGGAGGTGGTGAACTGTTTGTTAACTGTTCATGTGTGTATTTTGACAGTATGGAAGGTGGTGAACTGTTTGTTAGCTGTTCATGTGTGTATTTTGACAGTATGGGAGGTGGTGAACTGTTTGTTAGCTGTTCATGCATGTATTTTGACAGTATGGGAGGTGGTGAACTGTTTGTTAGCTGTTCATGCTTGTATTTTGACAGTATGGAAGGTGGTGAGCTGTTAGTTACCTGTTCATACGTATATTTTGACAGTATGGAAGGTGGTGAGCTGTTTGTTACCTGTTCATGCGTGTATTTTGACAGTATGGGAGGTGGTGAGCTGTTTGTTACCTgttcatacatatattttgacAGTGTGGGAGGTGGTGAGCTGTTTGTTAGCTGTTCATGCATGTATTTTGACAGTATGGGAGGTGGTGAGCTGTTTGTTAGCTGTTCATGCATGTATTTTGACAGTATGGGAGGTGGTGAACTGTTTGTTAGCTGTTCATGCTTGTATTTTGACAGTATGGGAGGCGGTGAACCGTTTGTTACCTGTTCATGCATGTATTTTGACAGTATGGTAGGCGGTGAGCCGTTTGTTACCTGTTCATGCGTGTATTTTGACAGTTTGTTACCTGTTCATGCGTGTATTTTGACAGTATGGGAGGTGGTGAGCCGTTTGTTACCTGTTCATGCATGTATTTTGACAGTTTGTTACCTgttcatacatatattttgacAGTGTGGGAGGTGGTGAGCTGTTTGTTAGCTGTTCATGCATGTATTTTGACAGTATGGGAGGTGGTGAGCTGTTTGTTAGCTGTTCATGCATGTATTTTGACAGTATGGGAGGTGGTGAACTGTTTGTTAGCTGTTCATGCTTGTATTTTGACAGTATGGGAGGCGGTGAACCGTTTGTTACCTGTTCATGCATGTATTTTGACAGTATGGTAGGCGGTGAGCCGTTTGTTACCTGTTCATGCGTGTATTTTGACAGTTTGTTACCTGTTCATGCGTGTATTTTGACAGTATGGGAGGTGGTGAGCCGTTTGTTACCTGTTCATGCATGTATTTTGACAGTATGGTAGGCGGTGAGCCGTTTGTTACCTGTTCATGCGTGTATTTTGACAGTTTGTTACCTGTTCATGCGTGTATTTTGACAGTATGGGAGGTGGTGAGCCGTTTGTTACCTGTTCATGCATGTATTTTGACAGTATGGGAGGTGGTGAGCCGTTTGTTACCTGTTCATGCGTGTATTTTGACAGTTTGTTACCTGTTCATGCGTGTATTTTGACAGTATGGGAGGTGGTGAGCCGTTTGTTACCTGTTCATGCTGTATTTTGACAGTATGGAGGTGGTGAACTGTTTTGTTGTGTTCATGCGTGTATTTTGACAGTTTGTTACCTGTTCATGCTGTATTTTGACAGTATGGTAGGTGGTGAGCGTTTGTTACCTGTTCATGCATGTATTTTGACAGTATGGTAGGCGGTGAGCCGTTTGTTAGCTGTTCATGCGTGTATTTTGACAGTATGGTAGGTGGTGAGCCGTTTGTTACCTGTTCATGCATGTATTTTGACAGTATGGTAGGTGGTGAAC includes these proteins:
- the LOC123529433 gene encoding uncharacterized protein LOC123529433 isoform X2, whose amino-acid sequence is MFNMMGDTHSRSFVNLQPKKTAISQDYRVTGSVLGLGINGKVVECFSHKTGEKFALKVLRDVPKARREIDLHWRASGCKHIVKIIDVYENQYGGQKCLLVVMECMEGGELLVNYSCVYFDSIGGGELFVNCSCVYFDSMEGGELFVSCSCVYFDSMGGGELFVSCSCMYFDSMGGGELFVSCSCLYFDSMEGGELLVTCSYVYFDSMEGGELFVTCSCVYFDSMGGGELFVTCSYIYFDSVGGGELFVSCSCMYFDSMGGGELFVSCSCMYFDSMGGGELFVSCSCLYFDSMGGGEPFVTCSCMYFDSMVGGEPFVTCSCVYFDSLLPVHACILTVWEVVSRLLPVHACILTVCYLFIHIF